Proteins from a single region of Juglans microcarpa x Juglans regia isolate MS1-56 chromosome 5S, Jm3101_v1.0, whole genome shotgun sequence:
- the LOC121267446 gene encoding protein GrpE has protein sequence MATILNTPTIRALLPTRPSTTIYKTPKAFCASFRHNAVKHSRLSSLPFSHLPSPLFVKFVPFASSGETETTETQEEVEEPQQVEDILDGAAGIEDGTSDDDAPVAEEVPTSAILLSLQSYKEALSSNDESRVAEIESFLKSIEEEKIGLERKLASLSDELSAEKSRVLRISADFDNFRKRTERERLSTLTNAQGEVVESLLPVLDNFERAKAQIKVETEGEEKINNSYQSIYKQFVEILSSLGVVPVETVGNPFDPLLHEAIMREDSNEYEEGIIIDEFRRGFRLDDRLLRPSMVKVSAGPGPAKSEQVESSEGHDTLESTEEGTTTESDST, from the exons ATGGCCACCATCCTGAACACTCCGACCATTCGTGCACTTCTCCCGACACGCCCAAGCACCACCATATACAAGACCCCAAAAGCCTTCTGCGCGTCCTTCAGACATAATGCAGTCAAACACTCTCGTTTAAGCTCTCTCCCGTTCTCCCACCTACCCTCCCCCCTGTTCGTGAAGTTCGTGCCTTTTGCTTCCTCTGGAGAAACTGAGACCACTGAGA CCCAAGAGGAAGTTGAAGAACCTCAGCAAGTCGAG GACATTCTGGATGGTGCTGCTGGCATTGAAGATGGTACGAGTGATGATGACGCTCCTGTTGCTGAGGAAGTACCTACTTCAGCTATTCTATTATCACTCCAATCATATAAAGAAGCTTTATCAAGCAATGATGAATCCAGAGTTGCTGAAATAGAATCTTTCTTAAAATCCATTGAGGAAGAGAAAATTGGTCTTGAAAGGAAATTAGCTTCTTTGTCTGACGAACTGTCAGCAGAGAAGAGTCGAGTCCTTAGGATTAGTGCAGACTTTGACAATTTCAGGAAAAGaacagagagggagaggctTTCAACGTTAACAAATGCTCAGGGGGAAGTCGTGGAGAGCTTGTTGCCAGTATTGGATAATTTTGAGAGGGCTAAAGCCCAGATTAAGGTAGAGACTGAGGGGGAAGAGAAGATCAACAATAGCTATCAAAGCATATATAAGCAGTTCGTAGAGATACTAAGCTCACTTGGTGTAGTTCCAGTCGAGACAGTTGGAAACCCCTTTGATCCATTG cTGCATGAAGCAATTATGCGGGAGGATTCCAATGAGTATGAAGAAGGCATCATTATCGACGAGTTTCGCCGGGGCTTCAGGCTGGATGATAGACTCTTGCGGCCATCAATGGTAAAGGTATCGGCTGGTCCAGGGCCTGCAAAGTCTGAACAAGTTGAGTCTTCGGAAGGGCATGATACATTGGAAAGCACTGAGGAGGGCACTACTACAGAATCTGATTCTACTTGA
- the LOC121267217 gene encoding uncharacterized protein LOC121267217 produces the protein MAAADGGGTCWPSFADLVAAVPQPIPEMVLPPRAPKMVDGEIYFQFSKEEIERSAESFRYSVVLKFLKQRPSLDVVCAFIHSYWGLSALPVVSSMLRPRNIFVRMLNEADFSKALSRDVCEIHVSFYLVFHWSPEFNEDAEPSRVPVWLSLPGLPPNYYREAFLKILMAPIGTFILWDNPTRCATRTDGARLCVEVDATKALLNHFWIGVPGLPASRKQEVIYETLPAYCATCKMQGHNTRTCIVGKPGKTGQVWRGKKENPEAVKAIP, from the coding sequence ATGGCAGCCGCTGATGGTGGTGGCACATGTTGGCCTTCTTTTGCCGACCTGGTTGCTGCTGTTCCACAGCCCATCCCTGAGATGGTGCTACCGCCCCGTGCCCCTAAGATGGTAGATGGTGAGATATATTTCCAGTTTTCCAAAGAGGAAATAGAACGATCTGCTGAATCGTTTAGATACTCTGTGGTCCTTAAGTTTTTGAAACAACGACCTTCTTTGGACGTTGTCTGTGCATTCATTCATAGCTATTGGGGACTTTCAGCTTTACCAGTGGTTTCCTCTATGTTACGTCCTCGAAACATTTTTGTGCGCATGCTTAACGAAGCAGATTTTTCTAAAGCTCTATCCAGGGATGTTTGTGAGATACACGTCAGTTTCTATCTTGTCTTTCATTGGTCTCCAGAGTTTAATGAAGATGCAGAACCGTCGAGGGTGCCGGTGTGGCTTTCTCTACCGGGTCTCCCTCCTAACTATTACCGTGAAGCCTTTTTGAAAATCCTTATGGCACCTATTGGGACCTTCATACTTTGGGATAATCCGACTCGATGTGCTACAAGAACTGATGGAGCACGATTGTGTGTGGAAGTGGATGCAACGAAAGCACTGTTGAATCACTTCTGGATAGGGGTGCCGGGTTTACCTGCTAGTCGTAAACAAGAAGTTATTTATGAGACTCTTCCTGCATATTGCGCTACGTGCAAAATGCAGGGACATAACACACGGACATGCATAGTTGGAAAACCTGGGAAGACTGGGCAGGTTTGGCGtgggaagaaagaaaatccaGAGGCAGTTAAGGCTATTCCATAA